One bacterium DNA window includes the following coding sequences:
- the flgL gene encoding flagellar hook-associated protein FlgL, giving the protein MSFRVTQNLLNNTIMNNLNRSVEKLMDIQSKLSSGKRLSSPSDDPVGTASAIRLRAGLSETQQLLRNIDQGETQLNTTDNVLNDMNKILLRAQELAIGQANVTADSNTRAAVSKEINALLNQFVDLLNTRIGNRYIFAGNRTLDTPFLQTDNGVSYTGDSGEMEIEIESGTTLSTNIPGSLLLPTAVDNLGGHANLNAYVERSIPLEYRNLTEMNNGSGVDQGFIKISTRGGQVSTVDLRDVKTLGDAAYKINSAMDKNGRRLAISAQLDETTQTLIIKDTTSPNDFEPGASLKIEEYGVGQVALQLGIMGEDTDGDGTINGRDLNPLDLTTNLENLHLGAGVELGRIKLIDRAGNTSVIDLSQAETLADVRQLINQSGTNLRAEINTGGNGMLIQDGSPVGSRGPIRIEESGEGTHTARDLGILTPAGGVFESKFIGEALDPQITTDTPLSLLNRGQGLNLDNIVVENGPRKGLVDLTRVSTVGGLIKTLNESGLDLKARINDLGTGVEVTSLVGGRTLKISDGQGNFSANLLGIEGSRDVLVDPVSPLGDSTDLLAAIEGETRLKDLNSGEGVSRGLIRITDSLGNSINIDIGHVNSIQGVINLINSHGAQGDKSVNVMARISDDQRSLTLIDMNTANTAISQVTANGNLTADFSDLKVGQAMVVNAFSSGNGGNLYARSADLVTKPLDGETVLSGVIETVNKDKGEIFMRTQQGELRKVVSLQPVQNLFSGQSIYMVGSELVTGEFQARSLDLVTDAGAEEQQISGVIESIDSNNNQVSFRLTDGSLKTVGFITQHGLLKVEDIAGGSAAKNLGINGISVVGSDRIVGRSLDPVIRETTKLSLLQGGTFVPGKISIANGDQTAVIDLSNAETVGDVLTLLNSSLVNVVASVNKSGTGITIESRVKGTTLTVKNIALTNPDGTNRTNQDGTTVFDTTAKLMGIDGSADILGNLYYLRNALDTNSQEDIQKTLTTFTEALSRILNQRTTTGARSNQMSTTSDRGQDTSLRNTEILSGIEDLDVVEAVSQLAAQENAYNAALAAAGRIILPSLLDYL; this is encoded by the coding sequence ATGAGTTTCCGGGTGACACAGAACCTGCTGAACAACACGATAATGAACAACCTGAACCGCAGCGTCGAAAAGCTGATGGACATTCAGTCCAAGCTTTCGAGCGGCAAGCGGCTGTCCAGCCCGTCCGACGACCCGGTGGGGACCGCCTCGGCCATCCGTCTGCGCGCCGGTCTGTCCGAAACCCAGCAGTTACTGCGCAACATCGACCAGGGCGAGACCCAGCTCAACACGACCGACAACGTGCTCAACGACATGAACAAAATCCTGCTGCGCGCCCAGGAGCTGGCGATCGGCCAGGCCAACGTCACCGCCGACTCCAACACGCGGGCCGCGGTCTCAAAGGAAATCAACGCCCTGCTCAACCAGTTCGTCGACCTGCTCAACACTCGTATCGGAAACCGCTACATCTTTGCCGGCAACCGGACCCTGGACACGCCTTTCCTCCAGACCGACAACGGGGTGAGCTACACCGGCGACTCGGGCGAGATGGAGATCGAGATCGAAAGCGGCACCACGCTGAGCACCAACATTCCGGGATCGCTCCTGCTGCCCACCGCGGTGGACAACCTGGGCGGGCACGCCAACCTGAACGCCTATGTCGAGCGCTCGATCCCCCTGGAGTACCGCAACCTGACCGAGATGAACAACGGTTCCGGCGTGGACCAGGGGTTCATCAAGATCAGCACCCGGGGCGGCCAGGTCTCCACCGTTGACCTGCGCGATGTCAAGACCCTGGGCGATGCGGCTTACAAGATCAACAGCGCCATGGACAAGAACGGGCGCAGGCTCGCCATCAGCGCCCAGTTGGACGAGACTACGCAAACCCTGATCATCAAGGACACCACCTCGCCCAACGATTTCGAGCCGGGGGCCAGCCTCAAGATCGAGGAATACGGGGTCGGCCAGGTGGCCCTTCAGCTCGGGATCATGGGCGAGGACACGGACGGCGACGGGACGATCAACGGCCGGGACCTCAACCCCCTCGACCTGACCACCAACCTGGAAAACCTTCACCTGGGCGCCGGCGTGGAACTCGGCCGGATCAAGCTGATCGACCGGGCCGGCAACACCTCCGTTATCGACCTGTCGCAGGCCGAGACCCTGGCGGATGTCCGCCAGCTTATCAACCAGTCCGGCACCAACCTGCGCGCCGAAATCAACACCGGCGGCAACGGCATGCTGATCCAGGACGGCAGCCCGGTGGGAAGCCGCGGCCCGATCCGGATCGAGGAAAGCGGCGAGGGCACCCACACCGCCCGCGACCTGGGGATACTCACCCCGGCCGGGGGCGTGTTCGAGAGCAAATTCATCGGCGAGGCGCTCGACCCGCAGATCACCACGGACACTCCCCTGTCGCTGCTCAACCGCGGCCAGGGGCTGAACCTGGATAATATCGTGGTGGAGAACGGACCGCGCAAAGGCTTGGTTGACCTGACCCGCGTCTCCACCGTGGGCGGCCTGATCAAGACCCTGAACGAATCCGGACTCGACCTGAAAGCCCGGATCAACGACCTGGGCACCGGTGTGGAGGTGACCAGCCTCGTGGGCGGACGCACCCTGAAAATCTCGGACGGCCAGGGTAATTTCAGCGCCAACCTGCTGGGCATCGAGGGCAGCCGGGACGTGCTGGTCGACCCGGTCTCCCCGCTGGGTGACAGCACCGACCTGCTGGCGGCCATCGAAGGCGAGACGCGGCTCAAGGACCTGAACAGCGGCGAGGGCGTCTCGCGCGGCCTCATCCGTATCACCGACTCGCTGGGCAACTCGATCAACATCGACATCGGCCACGTCAACTCGATTCAGGGCGTGATCAACCTGATCAACAGCCACGGCGCACAGGGCGATAAATCGGTCAACGTGATGGCGCGCATCTCGGACGACCAGCGCAGCCTGACCCTGATCGACATGAACACCGCCAACACTGCGATCAGCCAGGTGACCGCAAACGGCAACCTTACGGCCGATTTCAGCGATCTAAAGGTCGGCCAGGCCATGGTGGTGAACGCTTTCAGCTCCGGCAACGGAGGCAACCTTTACGCCCGTAGCGCCGATCTGGTCACCAAGCCGCTCGATGGAGAAACTGTCCTGAGCGGAGTGATCGAGACCGTGAACAAGGACAAAGGCGAAATCTTCATGCGCACTCAACAGGGTGAGCTGCGCAAGGTGGTCTCGCTCCAGCCGGTGCAGAACCTTTTCAGCGGGCAATCCATCTACATGGTGGGCAGCGAGCTGGTGACCGGTGAATTCCAGGCCCGCTCGCTCGACCTGGTCACCGACGCCGGCGCGGAGGAGCAGCAGATCAGCGGGGTGATCGAATCGATCGACAGCAACAACAACCAGGTCAGCTTCCGCCTGACGGACGGCAGCCTGAAGACCGTGGGTTTCATCACCCAGCACGGCCTGCTCAAGGTCGAGGACATCGCAGGCGGCAGCGCGGCCAAAAACCTGGGGATAAACGGCATAAGCGTGGTCGGCAGCGACCGGATCGTCGGCCGCTCCCTCGACCCGGTGATCCGCGAGACCACCAAGCTGAGCCTTCTGCAGGGCGGCACTTTCGTCCCGGGCAAGATCAGTATCGCCAATGGCGACCAGACCGCCGTGATCGACCTGAGCAACGCCGAAACCGTGGGCGATGTCCTGACCCTGCTCAACTCCTCGCTGGTGAACGTGGTGGCCTCGGTCAACAAGTCCGGGACCGGGATCACTATCGAGAGCCGGGTCAAAGGCACCACCCTGACCGTGAAGAATATCGCCCTGACCAACCCGGACGGCACCAACCGGACCAACCAGGACGGGACAACGGTGTTCGACACCACCGCCAAGCTGATGGGAATCGACGGTTCGGCCGATATCCTGGGCAACCTGTACTACCTGCGTAACGCCCTGGACACGAACAGCCAGGAGGATATCCAGAAGACCCTGACCACTTTCACCGAGGCCCTGAGCCGCATCCTGAACCAGCGCACCACCACCGGCGCGCGCTCGAACCAGATGAGCACCACCAGCGACCGCGGACAGGATACGAGCCTGCGCAACACGGAAATCCTCTCCGGGATCGAGGACCTGGACGTTGTCGAGGCGGTCAGCCAGCTGGCCGCCCAGGAGAACGCCTACAACGCGGCCCTGGCCGCCGCGGGACGAATTATTCTGCCGTCGCTGCTCGACTACCTGTAG
- the csrA gene encoding carbon storage regulator CsrA, with product MLILTRKLGESIAIGDDIRVTLIEIQGRQVKIGVAAPKDVPIHRLEIYEKIQSENLRASLASDFDLDRLAQFMHAGIERSSTGSHAD from the coding sequence ATGCTTATTCTGACAAGGAAGTTGGGAGAGAGCATCGCGATCGGTGATGACATCCGGGTGACGCTGATTGAGATCCAGGGCCGACAGGTCAAGATCGGGGTCGCGGCGCCCAAGGATGTCCCGATACACCGTCTCGAGATTTACGAGAAGATACAGAGCGAGAACCTGAGGGCCAGCCTGGCCTCGGATTTTGATCTCGACCGTCTGGCGCAGTTTATGCACGCCGGAATCGAACGCAGCTCAACGGGTTCACACGCAGACTGA
- a CDS encoding flagellar assembly protein FliW, whose product MKINTTRFGTLTVDEKEIIFFPEGLLGFANCKKFFIYNNQKNLPFFWLHSAEDPKLAFVICDPQLFFPDYKVPVRKEELSVLAARDQSRLITCVIISIVREPFSMTANLQGPLVINTENYLGKQIVLMDGSYTTRHPIVLKNRQRLMAAGAPTPVFRPAEMALGNALVVS is encoded by the coding sequence TTGAAAATCAACACTACCAGATTCGGGACCCTGACGGTCGACGAGAAGGAGATCATCTTCTTCCCGGAAGGCCTGCTCGGGTTCGCCAACTGCAAGAAGTTTTTCATCTACAACAACCAGAAGAACCTGCCGTTCTTCTGGCTGCACTCGGCGGAGGACCCCAAGCTGGCCTTCGTCATCTGCGACCCGCAGCTTTTCTTCCCGGACTACAAAGTCCCGGTGCGTAAAGAGGAGCTGTCGGTCCTGGCGGCCCGGGACCAGTCCCGGCTCATAACCTGCGTCATCATCTCGATAGTGCGGGAGCCGTTCAGCATGACCGCCAACCTGCAGGGTCCGCTGGTGATCAACACCGAGAACTACCTGGGCAAGCAGATCGTGCTGATGGACGGGTCGTATACCACCCGTCACCCGATAGTGCTGAAAAACCGTCAGCGCCTGATGGCCGCCGGTGCACCCACGCCGGTGTTCCGCCCGGCCGAGATGGCCCTGGGTAACGCTCTGGTCGTCTCCTGA